Part of the Pseudomonas sp. M30-35 genome is shown below.
TTACGACTGACCCCTGATCTACGGAGTTCACGCTTGTCATCGTTAACCACCACTGAAGCCAGACAAGCAGCCAGCGCGCAACGCAAAAAACGTCTCACCGCGTTTATGTTTGTGGTGCCACTGCTGGTGTTTATATTACTGACCTTCGTTGCCCCCATCGCCAGCATGCTCTGGCGCAGCGTGCATCACCCGACAGTGGCCGAGCTGATTCCGCACACCCTGATTGCGCTGAAAGACTGGGACGGCAAAGCTGTGCCCGATCAACAGACCCTGCAAATTTTTGCCGTAGAGCTTAATGGCCTGGCCAAGGAGCGTCTGTCCGGCAAGCTCGCTGAAGAGATCAACCGTGCCTACGCGGGCATGTCTAGCGTGGTCAAATCCACAGCGCGTAAAGTCACCAAACTGAAAGGTGACGACCTCACAGAAAAAGGCGCCGAAACCCTGCTCGCCGCCAACCCCAAGTGGCAACGTACTGACCTGTGGTTCGCGATTCAGCGTGCTGGTAAGAGGTACACTTACGATTATTACCTGACCGCACTCGACCTCGAACTGAAACCCGACACGGGTATTCAAGTGCGCGAAGAAACTCAGATTTACCTGCAGCTTTACAGCAAAACGCTGACCATGGCGCTGGTGATCACCCTGCTCTGCGCCGCACTTGGCTATCCGCTGTCCTATTACCTTGCCAGGCTCCCGGCGAACCGCGCGAACCTGCTGCTGGTGTTGGTACTGCTGCCATTCTGGACATCGTTACTGGTGCGCACGACTGCGTGGATTGCGCTGTTGCAGACCAACGGGGTGATTAACTCATTCCTGATGGGCGTCGGACTAACCGATGAGCCGTTCGAGATGCTCTATACCTCGTTCGCCACCGTGGTCGCGATGACCCACATTCTGTTGCCATTCATGATTCTGCCGCTGTACAGCGTGATGCGCGGCATTGACCCCAGCTACATGCGCGCCGCATTGTCACTGGGAGATAAACCGATCCCGGCGTTCGCCAAGATTT
Proteins encoded:
- a CDS encoding ABC transporter permease, encoding MSSLTTTEARQAASAQRKKRLTAFMFVVPLLVFILLTFVAPIASMLWRSVHHPTVAELIPHTLIALKDWDGKAVPDQQTLQIFAVELNGLAKERLSGKLAEEINRAYAGMSSVVKSTARKVTKLKGDDLTEKGAETLLAANPKWQRTDLWFAIQRAGKRYTYDYYLTALDLELKPDTGIQVREETQIYLQLYSKTLTMALVITLLCAALGYPLSYYLARLPANRANLLLVLVLLPFWTSLLVRTTAWIALLQTNGVINSFLMGVGLTDEPFEMLYTSFATVVAMTHILLPFMILPLYSVMRGIDPSYMRAALSLGDKPIPAFAKIYFPMTLPGLSAGALLVFIISVGYYITPALVGGTDGQMISNIIAFHMQRSNNWELAAALGSLLLALILLLYWLYDRFVGASNIKLG